The genomic region GTCAGGGCATCCTTTAACGGCGGCATCATATGCCTCCCCTCTTGGACGGTTTTCCGGAAGGCCTGGCCGTTGGCGAGGATTGCGTTGCCCGCCAGGCGAGGGCCGATGTTGCCTCCTGCGTCCTTTCCGTGACAGACCACGCAACTGACATTGTAGAGCTCTTTCCCTCGCACGGCGTTTCCGTCAGGAGAGCTTGGAATGGTGCCTCGTTGTACGCTGCCATCTTGGGGACCGCCGGCGCTCGACTGCAAAACGTTGCCCTGGAGGATGGCCATTACCATAACGTATAGCGAGAGGACCCGTACGGCCGATGCACGATCAATTGACACGGTCTGATTCTCCCTACAGATTCCGCCGAATTAATCGAATCACTACGGTGTTGGAGTGCCTTCCTGCCGGAGGACCGCCAGATAGGCCAGCGTGTCGGCCAGTTCCTGATCGGTGATCCTTGTGTCCGGAAACATGCCTGTACCGGGATGCCCATTCCTGATGGCACTCGTCCGCTCTCGGTCGGTTTTCAACCGGAGTCTACTGGGGACACGGAGGTCGGCCGGCGGCGGATTGAGCTGGGCGATAAGCGCAGCCGTGTCGGCTTCAATGCGGGGTAACCTGTCGCGTCGTCCGTCGACGCCGTGACAATAGAAGCAGACCCCTTTTCCGTTGAACACAGCCTTGCCTGCCTGCGCCTGTCCCGCAGCCCTTTCCGTAGAACCGGGGCCGGCACCCCCCGATGCCGGTTGTGCCGAAGCGAAGCAAAGGACCGCTGCGCCCAACACAAGGAGTCGGACCACCCTCTGAACTCGGTGTAACCGGTTAGCCGTCCTTGCTTGTTTCATGCACGGTTCTTCTCTCTATTATGAGAACGCACTGCTCTCCGCCCGGAAGCGACATCCGCCGAGAGAGATTGCGCCGGCCCGGTGAACAGTCGGATCGTATGACCGGACCGGAGAGAACGACTCAATTCACGCATGCGTATGTACCCAACGGACGATATCCTGCTGCTGGCAGAGAACTGCTGAGACTCCGGCAATGGGGACATACCAGATGCAGGACCTCGCTCATTTCAAATACCATGGTCTCTGCACGGCTCCAAATTTTATTGCATCATCCCATGGGGCACGCTTCGTTGCATTTCCTGAGCATGCTGCTCCGCCGTGTCCGCCTCAGCCCGAAGGTGCTGAGCCATCTCACGCCAATGGGCAATCATCGCCTGGTCCGGGTTCTGCTGCTTGGCAAGCACGTCTGCTTCCAATTCTCTCCGGTGCGCCATCTCGCGCAATTCCGCTGCCAATCTCCGGTAATCGACGACGGCTCTCGCCGCTTCCTGTTGAGATGGACCGCCTCCACCCGTACTTGAGGTTGTCGTCTCGCAACCCCATAGGAAGCCGGTGCTGGCCAGCGCACAGGCTATCAGTATAGATTTTTGGTCCGTCATAAGTGTTTCCTCTGCACGTATTATGATCCTTTCCTTATGCTTGATGCTTGAGGACTTCACGTTCCGCGTCGAGCCAATCGTCGAGCGCATGCCCCTGCAGATAGCCTCGCTCAGCATGAATCTCATAGGCGCGCTTGGCGATGCGGACATGCAAGTCGTTGCCGGTGGGCGATACGGACTCGCCATGAATCGCTAACGATTTATCGGATATCAGCGGTGAACTGGTCGTAGAGGCCGAAACCTTCCGCGCCGGTTTTCCCTTGTCAACTCGGACTCTCATGGAAACCGTCCTTTCATTAACCTGAATGCGTACAACCGATTCGTCATGCACTCCCAATGCCACAACACTGGTCCATTGCCATGGATGGAAATCTTGGCCCAGGATTGGATCATATGCTTGGAGACATTAAGCGAAAGCGTTGGCAGCCTAATATGAGCATGGGAATCTCTGGGTCGCTGCAAGAGCTCGAGCCGACGTTGGGTCGGCCAACCTTGCCCGGATCAGTTTTCAGTATCTGTCTCGACCATAGGGTGTTGCATGTTGCCACGGTTCCTTTTCCTGACATGCGGAGTTCTGCGACAGGTTTCGCAATGCCTCTGTGGTCAAGGAGAAGAGCCGGGCGAGAAAGAGGGCTGCGAACTGGCATTCGCCGGTCCTTCATTGCCGGTTGAAACCGGATCGGCCGGCACCGTAAAAAGGATTGATATGAGACAAGTCCGGCCGCGTTATTCACCTCCATTGATGTCTGACCAGGGAGAATCTGGTTCACTGATCCTTCGCGATGGCACGACTGCGTCGATTCGTCTCTCCACCCTGTCGGATGCGGTTTCGATGCAACGGTTTGTCGAGCAGCTATCGCCGGAGGCGAGGCGGCATCGTTTTTTTTCTGAGGGAATCCCGCAAAGCAGCCTCGTCGATGCACTATGCGACTCTTCCGATTCCCACTCGCAGCTCACGCTCATTGTCACGCGGCAATGGGGAGACGTGCCGCGCATCATCGCCGCAGGCTCATACTGGTCGAAGGATGAACAGACCGTGGAGGTGGCAATGGCCGTGCTTGATGAGTTCCATGGAAAGGGGTTGGGTACATTGCTCCTGGAACGACTCGCCTTGCTGGCCATCCGGCACGGATTCACCCGTTTATGGGCGGTTACCCATACCGACAATCTAGCCATGAGGGAGGTATTCCGGGAATCGGGGTTTACGAGCAGGGAGTTCTATGAAAGCGGCGATATGGAAGTCGAGTTGTCGTTGATTCCGACGGAGACAACCGTAACCCGTGCGGAAGTGCGGGAGCGTCTCGCCGCCACCGCGTCGCTTAGACCGTTCTTTCACCCGCGCTCAGTGGCAGTCATCGGTGCATCGCGAGATCCGCAGAGTATTGGATTCCGAATGCTTGAAGCGCTGGTCCTCAATCGCTTTCGCGGTCCCATCTACCCCGTGAATCCGAGTGCGGCCGAGATCATGGGCATTCCCGTCTCTCCCTCAATCCGTGCCGTCGCCGAGCCGGTTGATCTGGCCGTCGTGGCCGTGCCGCGGGACGTCGTATTGTCCGTCGTCGAAGATTGCGCGGCCAACGGCATCCGCGCGCTGGTTGTCATCACGGCCGGCTTTGCGGAGATTGGAGCGGACGGCGCGGCGCTCCAGGCCAAATTGGTGGAACACGTGCGTCGGCACGGCATGCGCCTGGTCGGTCCCAATTGCTTTGGCTTGTTGAACACGGATCCGAGCGTCCGGCTGAATGCCACGTTCGCGTCCCTGTTCCCTGCTCCGGGTTGCGTGGCGTTGTCATCACAAAGCGGAGCGATTGGTATAGCCACGCTGGCAGCGGCGCGGCGGTTCCACGTCGGAGTTTCTTCTTTTGTCAGCGTAGGCAACAGGGCCGACGTCTCCACCAACGATCTCCTTCAATATTGGGAAGAAGACCCCGCCACGGATGTGATTCTCCTGTACATGGAGTCGTTCGGAAATCCCCGTCGTTTCGCGCGCATCGCGCGGCGTGTCGGCCGCCGTAAACCGATCGTGGCCGTCAAGGCCGGTCGAACTGCTTCCGGGCGGCGTGCAGCCCTATCCCATACCGCATCGCTCGCCGCCAGTGATGTCGCTGTCGGGGCCTTGTTTCACCAGGCTGGCGTAATCCGCGCCGAGACGCTCGACGAGATGCTGATGCTGGCCGGCGGTTTGGCGGCGCAACCATTGCCGTCCGGCCGGCGGGTGGGGATCATCACGAATGCGGGGGGGCCAGCTATCCTTTGTACCGATGCGTGTGAAGCCGGTGGCTTGATCGTTCCGGAGTTGCCCGCCCAGACGAGAAGGAAGCTCGCGGCATTTCTTCCGGAGATCGCGGCTCTGAGCAATCCGGTCGATCTTATCGCATCGGCCACGCCAGCGCAGTACGCCCAGGCGATCGAAGCGGTGCTGGCTGCGGATGAGATCGATGCTCTCATCATCCTCTACACATCGGTGACCGACGCGGATACGGCTGGAATCGCCCAAGGAATCCAGAGCGGGATCGCGGGCGCACGCAAGACCGGAACGAGAAAACCGGTGTTTATCGGATGGATGGCGGAAGGAGATTCGGGCCGTGTATTTTCCGTTTCCACGGAAACGATCCCGACCTATGCCTTGCCGGAAAGCC from Nitrospira japonica harbors:
- a CDS encoding GNAT family N-acetyltransferase gives rise to the protein MQRFVEQLSPEARRHRFFSEGIPQSSLVDALCDSSDSHSQLTLIVTRQWGDVPRIIAAGSYWSKDEQTVEVAMAVLDEFHGKGLGTLLLERLALLAIRHGFTRLWAVTHTDNLAMREVFRESGFTSREFYESGDMEVELSLIPTETTVTRAEVRERLAATASLRPFFHPRSVAVIGASRDPQSIGFRMLEALVLNRFRGPIYPVNPSAAEIMGIPVSPSIRAVAEPVDLAVVAVPRDVVLSVVEDCAANGIRALVVITAGFAEIGADGAALQAKLVEHVRRHGMRLVGPNCFGLLNTDPSVRLNATFASLFPAPGCVALSSQSGAIGIATLAAARRFHVGVSSFVSVGNRADVSTNDLLQYWEEDPATDVILLYMESFGNPRRFARIARRVGRRKPIVAVKAGRTASGRRAALSHTASLAASDVAVGALFHQAGVIRAETLDEMLMLAGGLAAQPLPSGRRVGIITNAGGPAILCTDACEAGGLIVPELPAQTRRKLAAFLPEIAALSNPVDLIASATPAQYAQAIEAVLAADEIDALIILYTSVTDADTAGIAQGIQSGIAGARKTGTRKPVFIGWMAEGDSGRVFSVSTETIPTYALPESPARVLGKATAYAEWRQQPDGMIQDFDDIDLSAARRICSAASAERLTGWLTTEETRNLLNALRLPVQPGGIARTADEAVRLAAQTGYPVAVKLASHQIVHKTEFGGVKLNLADEWAVRSAFHSINDRVAQSGQSKTMEGVLVQPMVTGGVEVMVGVADDPVFGALVAFGLGGIHVEILKDVQFRITPLTDRDAHEMVRGIKGYRLLTGYRGHPPADLEAIEDLLLRISRLVEEIPEIRDLDLNPIFALPPGQGCRIVDARIRVEPLSASSFTSPM
- a CDS encoding c-type cytochrome yields the protein MVRLLVLGAAVLCFASAQPASGGAGPGSTERAAGQAQAGKAVFNGKGVCFYCHGVDGRRDRLPRIEADTAALIAQLNPPPADLRVPSRLRLKTDRERTSAIRNGHPGTGMFPDTRITDQELADTLAYLAVLRQEGTPTP
- a CDS encoding c-type cytochrome, whose amino-acid sequence is MSIDRASAVRVLSLYVMVMAILQGNVLQSSAGGPQDGSVQRGTIPSSPDGNAVRGKELYNVSCVVCHGKDAGGNIGPRLAGNAILANGQAFRKTVQEGRHMMPPLKDALTDEQIADILAWLKSLP
- a CDS encoding DUF2934 domain-containing protein; amino-acid sequence: MRVRVDKGKPARKVSASTTSSPLISDKSLAIHGESVSPTGNDLHVRIAKRAYEIHAERGYLQGHALDDWLDAEREVLKHQA